One region of Ictalurus punctatus breed USDA103 chromosome 6, Coco_2.0, whole genome shotgun sequence genomic DNA includes:
- the c6h3orf38 gene encoding uncharacterized protein C3orf38 homolog — protein sequence MNNSRLSVKANDVKCCSWLVSTVVIVTMSVMSKKESDGCKKLLELLPKDDLFALNDTVTNRLIRVTSSREAIEAIIAYSTNAEELLKRKKVHRDVIFQYLAKESVVVPRNSEKYQLVKKTLELWSSDSQVSKSDFQNQDGLGELTSLGKQFCQWFFQLLNSQNPLAAQPVQDWGPQHFWSDAKLLLLSHAEVEQKEEFVGAELVSQRLLALVWEERLLFCPNLAQTGLKCVASLHGLVLVAVAGTIHRESDCLGVFEQVFGLIRSPLDDNRWKIKFVHFNAKRQIGKETLPAVTYDSQELLQLFTQ from the exons ATGAATAATTCACGACTCAGTGTGAAAGCAAATGATGTGAAATGCTGTTCCTGGCTAGTCTCGACCGTTGTCATTGTCACAATGTCTGTGATGTCGAAAAAAGAGTCAGATGGCTGTAAAAAACTTTTGGAACTGCTGCCAAAGGACGACTTGTTTGCACTGAACGATACAGTGACCAACCGGTTAATTCGCGTAACGAGTTCCAGAG AGGCAATTGAAGCTATCATAGCCTACTCTACGAATGCGGAAGAGCTTCTCAAAAGGAAAAAGGTTCATCGGGATGTCATATTTCAATACCTCGCTAAAGAAAGTGTTGTTGTACCTCGAAACAGTGAGAAATATCAGTTGGTAAAGAAAACTCTTGAATTGTGGTCATCTGACAGCCAG GTTTCCAAATCAGATTTTCAGAATCAAGACGGTTTGGGAGAACTGACATCTTTGGGGAAGCAGTTTTGCCAGTGGTTCTTCCAGCTTTTAAACTCTCAGAACCCCCTGGCTGCTCAGCCGGTGCAGGACTGGGGTCCACAGCACTTCTGGAGTGATGCCAAGCTGCTACTTCTCTCTCATGCAGAGGTTGAGCAGAAAGAGGAGTTTGTTGGAGCTGAACTGGTGAGCCAGCGGCTTTTGGCTCTTGTCTGGGAGGAGAGGTTACTCTTCTGTCCTAACCTGGCACAAACAGGTCTGAAGTGTGTAGCTTCGCTTCATGGGTTGGTGCTGGTGGCCGTCGCTGGCACCATCCATCGGGAGAGCGATTGCCTTGGAGTGTTTGAGCAAGTGTTCGGGCTGATTCGCTCTCCTCTGGACGACAACCGCTGGAAGATAAAATTTGTGCATTTCAATGCAAAGAGACAGATTGGTAAGGAGACATTGCCTGCAGTGACCTATGATTCACAAGAACTGCTTCAATTGTTCACTCAGTAG